In Corallococcus caeni, the genomic stretch CGCGCCGCCTTCAAGGCCACGCTGGACCGCAAGCAGGTGGCGGTGCTGGTGCCCACCACGGTGCTGGCGCAGCAGCACTTCCATTCGTTCAAGAAGCGCTTCAAGGACTACCCCGTCACGGTGGAGGTGATCTCCGGCATCCGCAAGCCGCCGGAGATCCGCGACATCCTCCGCCGCGCCAAGGAGGGCAAGGTCGACATCGTCATCGGCACGCACAAGCTGCTGGCGGGCGACGTGTCCTTCAAGGACCTGGGGCTCCTGGTGGTGGACGAGGAGCAGCGCTTCGGCGTGAAGCAGAAGGAGGCCCTCAAGCGGCTGCGCACACAGGTGGACGTGCTGACGCTGACGGCGACGCCCATTCCCCGCACGCTGCACATGAGCATGTCCGGCGTGCGCGACATGAGCATCATCGCCACGCCGCCGCAGGACCGCCGGGCCATCCGCACCTTCGTGATGAAGTACGACGAGGCCGCCATCAAGGAGGCCGTCGAGCGGGAGATCGCCCGGGGCGGCCAGGTCTTCTTCGTGCACAACCGCGTGGAATCCCTGCCCTCCATGGAGCAGGAGCTGAGGAAGCTGCTGCCCAACGTCTCCATCGGCGTGGCGCACGGCCAGATGGGCGAGGGGCAGCTGGAGAAGGTGATGCTCCAGTTCACGGAGCACAAGTTCCAGGTGCTGCTGTGCACGAGCATCATCGAGAGCGGCATCGACATCTCCAGCGCCAACACGATGATCGTCAACCGCGCGGACCAGTTCGGCCTGGCGCAGCTCTACCAGCTGCGCGGACGCGTGGGCCGCAGCAAGGAGCGCGCGTACGCGTACCTGCTGGTGCCCACGCGCCGGCCGGTGACGAAGGACGCGCAGCGGCGCCTGGAGGTGCTCCAGAACTTCACGGAGCTGGGCGCGGGCTTCTCCATCGCCAGCCACGACCTGGAGATCCGCGGCGCGGGCAACCTGCTGGGTGAGAAGCAGTCCGGCGCCATCGCGGAGATCGGCTTCGACCTGTACGCGCAGCTGATGGAGGAGGCCGTCGCGGAGCTCCAGGGCATGCCGCCCAAGGTGCACGTGGAGCCGGACATCAACCTGCCCATGCCGGCGCTCATCCCCGACGACTACGTGGCGGACGTGCACCAGCGGCTGGTGTTCTACAAGCGCTTCAGCCAGGCCAGCCACCCGGACGAGGTGACGGACCTGCGCGCGGAGCTGGTGGACCGCTACGGCGAGGCGCCCGACGAGGTGGACGCCCTCTCCGAGGTGACGCTCCTCAAGATCGACATGCGCGAGCTGCGGCTGCGCGCGCTGGAGGCGGGCCCCGGCCGGCTGTCCCTGGCGCTGGGCGGCGACGCGCTGCTGGACGGCGCGAAGGTGGCGGGGCTGGTGCAGCGCTCCAAGGGCTTCTACCGGCTGACGCCGGACATGAAGCTCATCGCGCGCGTGCCCGCGGAGGTGAAGGGGCACGCGCTGCTGGCGGAGGCGCACAAGCTGCTGCGCGACGTGGGCACCTGCGCGCTGCCCCGGCACTGACGCACGCGGGGGGACTTCAGCTAGGCTGGCCGCCGAATGGCGATTGAGAAGGCGCTGTTGCTCATCGCGGACATCGGCGGCTACACGCGCTTCATGCGGCAGCACCGCTTCGGCCTCGCGCACGCGCAGGACACGGTGGCGCAGCTGCTGGAGGCCGTCATCGACGCGTCCGGCCGGTTCAAGCTGGCGAAGCTGGAAGGCGACGCGGCCTTCTTCTACGCCGTGGGCGACGACGTCACGCCGGTGGCCCGGCAGGTCGCGGCCATCCGCCGGGCCTTCCTGGCCCGCAAGGAGCAGCTCGTCATCGACCGCATGTGCCGGTGTGACGGGTGCACGCAGGTGGGCGCCCTGACGCTCAAGTTCGTGGCCCACGCCGGGGAGGTGGCCTTCCAGAAGGTGAAGCACCTCACGGAGCTGGCGGGGGTGGACGTCATCCTGGTGCACCGGATGCTGAAGAACGACGTGCCCGTGTCCGAGTACGTCCTGATGACGGACGCGGTGCACCAGGGCCTGGAGCCGGAGCTGCGTAAGCTCAGCCAGGGGCTGGAGCACGACTTCGAGGGCATGGGCCGCACGGCGACGCACTACCTGGACCTGAGCACGCTGGTGGCGAGCGTGCCCGCGCCGCGCCCAAGCCTGCCGCGCAAGCTGTGG encodes the following:
- a CDS encoding DUF2652 domain-containing protein translates to MAIEKALLLIADIGGYTRFMRQHRFGLAHAQDTVAQLLEAVIDASGRFKLAKLEGDAAFFYAVGDDVTPVARQVAAIRRAFLARKEQLVIDRMCRCDGCTQVGALTLKFVAHAGEVAFQKVKHLTELAGVDVILVHRMLKNDVPVSEYVLMTDAVHQGLEPELRKLSQGLEHDFEGMGRTATHYLDLSTLVASVPAPRPSLPRKLWRKLTLELRSLKYVLGLKEACEGFRNVEVVDAIVPKKP